The Leptospira harrisiae sequence ACATCTTCTGCCAATACCGGTGACGGTACATTTACAGTGGTTGGATTGGAAACAACAGACCCAACGCAGGTCACTGCTCCATCGACACCTACTGATGGTGCTACGTCTGGCGACCAAACCACAACAACACCAGAAGTAACAACACCGGCTCCAGCGACTCCTGCTCCGACCACTGTCAACAATGACACTACTGTTGTGGTTGTAGACCAAACCAACGGTGGAAGTTTTAATTTTGAAACCAACATTACAGTCCCTGTCACCGTAGTCGTTGGAAATGAATCAGGTCCTATCGCCAATGCTCCTGTGACCATTACGGAAACAACAACAACGGGTGATCCAAATGTTGTTGGAGTCGGAACCACTGATTCCAATGGTTCTGTAACCATTCCGATCAGTGTTCCTCCTACAGTGACAACTGTAGAAATCAGTGTGATTGGGGTGAATCCAACCACCGGTGAAGTGGTGGAAATTACAGGATCAGCTCCTGTTCAACAACCTGCGCCTGCAAATGGTTCTGGATCTGGCACAGGTACAGTTGTCGTTGCCCCAGTTATCAATGTAGATACAACCAACTTCCAACCAGTTAATGGTTGTGTGCAAGCTGTCGACTCCGATTGTGATGGGGTAGCAAATGCGTATGATGAATTCCCTAATGATCCAAGTCTTGCCACAACGGCTCGTTCAGGCAGATATACTATTGCTTTTGAGGATATGTATCCTTCGGCTGGTGATGCAGATTTAAATGATCACTCTACTGTATTTAGCACAGAGATGGATAAAACTCCAACAAACAAGGTAAAGACGATCCGAGGTACCTACACTCATGTAGCCAAAGGTGCAGGTTACAACCACGAACTCAGACTCTCTTTAGATGTTCCAACCAATGCAACAGTGCAAGTGAGTTATGTTGACGGAAGCGGAAAACCATGGAATGGATGTGCCGCTGCTTCAAAATACACTGCCAATGCCACTGGAGATTGTACTGGAGGAACTCTAAATCAATCTCAACTCAAGAGAGGAGTTTTGATACTCCCAAGTTCTGATAAAACTCTATTTGGAAGTAAAAATGCCCCAAGTGCAGGAACAACTTTCACAATCAATGACTTTGTTCGTGGTGTAACAGCACATGTGACAATTACTTTTGAAGAACCAGTCGATTTGAATGCAACAAAGAACCTAGTTGGTGGACACCTCAACTACTTCCTAGCAATCAACCAAAAGACAGATGGTGTGTTCCGACAAATCTATCGTCCTGGTTACTATACAAAGTCCGGTAAAGATGCATTCTTAGATAGCAAAGGATTCCCATGGGCTATTATCGTTCCGGGAGTTTTTAACCATCCTACTGAAGGTGCTGACATTCGTAAGACATCTACATCTGGTTATATTTTCTTTAACGATTGGGTAACTTCAAATGGAGTCCTTCATAAAGACTGGTATTTACAAGTAGATCAAATCCCTTCAGCAACACGGCCATCTTATGTGGTTCGAGTCAGTGATTTCTATATAGACAATGGATTTTCAGCCTACCTAATCAAAGCAGTTCGCAAAAATGCTTGGGAAGTTTCTGCAAGTTTGATTGTCGTAGGAGCAGCCCTCGGGTTCCTAATGAAAAAACGATTGGGAAAACAACAAGCCGCTTAATAGGCAGCATTCCTACCTACGAAAAGAAATCCTTCCTTCATTCTATGGGGGGAGGATTTTTTGTTTTATGACCTCTGTCCTTCGATTTGCAACAAACGAATATTTCCTTTCAGGAAACTTTGAATCCGATTTAACTTCACAAAATCCTATCCTTGTGGATCCACTCTGGAAAGGAACTAAACTCGAGGATCATCTAAATCATTTCCCTCTTCCCACTTTTACTTCTGATCATTCATTTTGTCTTGTCACTTCAGGTTCTACCGGGCTTCCCAAAATGGTATGGAAAGAATGGGAAGAAATTCAAAGAGAAGTTTCTTATTGGACAAATGTACCAGAAATCAAAACTCTTATGAGTCAGACGAATAAGGTACAGGTACAAGTTCCCCTCTGCCATCTGTATGGATTGCTTTGGGGGTTTTTTATTCCCAAACGACTCGGAATCCAAATCCATTGGACTTCAAGTCCTACAGCTGGGGATTTATGGATCACTTCGGCACCACAGTTACAAAGAGCCTTAGATTCAAAAACCCCACTTCCTCGCACGGCAATTGTATCAGGAATGAAATTTCCTGTCCCACTGGCCCGGCACCTGCGGGAGTTAGGTGGAATCTCTGTGACGGAAATATACGGATCAACAGAAACAGGAGGGATTGGATTTCGTGACCCACTCCGACAAAACAGGTTTCAAATCCTTTCAGGCATAGAAACAAAGGTGCAATCAGAAGAAGGTATCTCGGAAACAGAACTTCAAATTCGAAGCCCTTTTTTATCTCATAAATCCTTTCTTTTAAAAGACAATGGTTGGGAAAAACAAACCACACCACCTAGCGAATATTATTCTGTAGGTGATTTAGGAAACTTAACTGACTTAGGATGGTTCCTTCTCGGACGAAAAGACCGAATTATCAAACACAACGGAAAACGTGTTTCCTTGGACCGGATTGAATCTGAAATTTTGGGATTGGGTTTGGGAGGGGAATTTGTATGTGTTCCCTTAAAGGATGAATTAGGAGATACCATTGGACTATTTTATTCAGGTAACTATGCAGCATCTGAAATTTTACAAATATTGAGAAGGGAGTTACCAGTAAGCCATATTCCAAAGGTGTTACTTTCCAATCCTACTTTGCCAAAACTTCCCAATGGGAAACCTGATTATCAAACCATCACCCAACTCTGTTTTGAGGAATTTCAATCCTTAAAAACTGAAAAGTTAAATTTAAAGGCTTTTGAACCTACAAATTCTCAATCCAGTATTCTGGAAATTTTAGAATCCATCTTGGGAATACAACCAGATCCCAACCAACATTTAGTTTATGATTACGGAATGGATTCGATTCAATACGCCGATTTGATGTTAAGATTAGAAAAAAAAATAAAACATAAAATCCCAGAAGAAGACAAACGAACTAGTTATTTTGCCAGTGCTTCTGGGATAGAAGAGTATATCAAAGAAAAACTCTATTTATTGGAATGAGTTTGTTTTATCTTAATTTTACGAAAATCCAGTTTGTATCAGATGGTAAATCGTGATACAAATGAATCACTACGTTAGTTGGTTTCATTTTATATGTAAATACGTAATTAAAAGTGATGTCTAAGTTGCCTGAAACCATCCCTTCTTTAAATCTTCCATAAAAAATTCTATTATTGGTACAAATTGCAACTTCTGTAAAAAAGTTTTTGCCAACTGCTGTTTGGATAGGAACATTAGCAAGCTCTGACTCATACTTATTGTATAACAATATTTTTCCACTTCCATCTACTTTTACGATTCCAAATGACGCTGCGTCAGCCTCGGCTTGCGTTAGCGTTCCAAGTTTGCCAAGGATATTTGGGTCTATGAATTTGCTCATTAATTACATTCCTATTTGAATTTTTTTAAGTTTCGTATTCTGAATACATAGAATTTAATTGTTCTTCCATGCCGTGGATAAGCCCAATTACTTCTTCTATAGAATTTGTTTTTGTTTGTTCTAACAATGTTTCCTTTTCCGCATACAAAGCTTCTATTTGTGAGATCAAATCTTTAGTGACTTCGATGAGACTGGTTACATCTTCTGCACCATTCACTTGGTTGCGAACAAGTTCATTGATCCAGTAAATTACAGAGTTTTGCGATTTAGCTTTTTCTAA is a genomic window containing:
- a CDS encoding LruC domain-containing protein is translated as MNRWLVLFTIPLLLLDCSNKKKGLLLLPFLGLGDGTQQAATSSANTGDGTFTVVGLETTDPTQVTAPSTPTDGATSGDQTTTTPEVTTPAPATPAPTTVNNDTTVVVVDQTNGGSFNFETNITVPVTVVVGNESGPIANAPVTITETTTTGDPNVVGVGTTDSNGSVTIPISVPPTVTTVEISVIGVNPTTGEVVEITGSAPVQQPAPANGSGSGTGTVVVAPVINVDTTNFQPVNGCVQAVDSDCDGVANAYDEFPNDPSLATTARSGRYTIAFEDMYPSAGDADLNDHSTVFSTEMDKTPTNKVKTIRGTYTHVAKGAGYNHELRLSLDVPTNATVQVSYVDGSGKPWNGCAAASKYTANATGDCTGGTLNQSQLKRGVLILPSSDKTLFGSKNAPSAGTTFTINDFVRGVTAHVTITFEEPVDLNATKNLVGGHLNYFLAINQKTDGVFRQIYRPGYYTKSGKDAFLDSKGFPWAIIVPGVFNHPTEGADIRKTSTSGYIFFNDWVTSNGVLHKDWYLQVDQIPSATRPSYVVRVSDFYIDNGFSAYLIKAVRKNAWEVSASLIVVGAALGFLMKKRLGKQQAA
- a CDS encoding AMP-binding protein encodes the protein MTSVLRFATNEYFLSGNFESDLTSQNPILVDPLWKGTKLEDHLNHFPLPTFTSDHSFCLVTSGSTGLPKMVWKEWEEIQREVSYWTNVPEIKTLMSQTNKVQVQVPLCHLYGLLWGFFIPKRLGIQIHWTSSPTAGDLWITSAPQLQRALDSKTPLPRTAIVSGMKFPVPLARHLRELGGISVTEIYGSTETGGIGFRDPLRQNRFQILSGIETKVQSEEGISETELQIRSPFLSHKSFLLKDNGWEKQTTPPSEYYSVGDLGNLTDLGWFLLGRKDRIIKHNGKRVSLDRIESEILGLGLGGEFVCVPLKDELGDTIGLFYSGNYAASEILQILRRELPVSHIPKVLLSNPTLPKLPNGKPDYQTITQLCFEEFQSLKTEKLNLKAFEPTNSQSSILEILESILGIQPDPNQHLVYDYGMDSIQYADLMLRLEKKIKHKIPEEDKRTSYFASASGIEEYIKEKLYLLE
- a CDS encoding PAS domain-containing protein, yielding MSKFIDPNILGKLGTLTQAEADAASFGIVKVDGSGKILLYNKYESELANVPIQTAVGKNFFTEVAICTNNRIFYGRFKEGMVSGNLDITFNYVFTYKMKPTNVVIHLYHDLPSDTNWIFVKLR